The sequence CTTATTCTCTTCACTCTTATTTGGTCCTTTCATTTTATATTTCCTAATTGCAATGATTCTGGATCCCTTCTGAGAGAATTGGGCTTTGACCATGAGCTGAGATTCGTGATGATAACAGTGATTCCATTGGTTGTCACAGGGCCTTCTACAAGAATATTTCTTCTCGAACAGGGCTCGGTCCTAACTTATTTATTCTCCCATTGAATTCATTAGTCACCTTGGAAAATCGTTGACCCTCTGAAGCAGAAACCCACCATAGGCCGATGCGCTCTGGTTCAAGATCGAGGTTCTCGAAGATCTTTTGAAGTAAAATGAATCTTCGGCGGGCATTATAATTTCCTTTCTCGTAATGGCAATCACCCGGATGACATCCCAGCATCATGATCCCATCCGCACCTTTTAGAAAAGCTTTAATGATATAAAGAGGATCTATTCTTCCAGAGCACATCACTCTGATGGGCACAATAGGGGATGGTACTTTCAACCTGCTTGAACCGGCAAGATCAGCTCCTGCATAAGCGCACCATTTGCAGAGAAAAGCGATGATCTGAGGTGAATATTCCTTATTCATATCTATTGCCTCTCTTTTCAATCTCTAGTATGAACACTTCCTCATTCCCCAATTTCCTTGAACTCATCCTCTCTGTAAGTAACAAAAGGAACGGCTTCTTCGATATCCCATCCGGGTTCATAATCAAATGTTTTTTGGATCGATTCACCCACTTTGGAAAAAATGGCGGATAAAGGTATATTAACGGGACATACATCTTCACACATTCCACATCCTATGCAAGAAGCACTCACATGGGAGAGTCTTCCTAGATGATAAAATATTGTATTGGGAGGAATTCTCAGTCCTCCTTTTCGATCAAGATCATGGTCTAACGCAGAAGGTTCTGATTCATTTCGCTGCGAATCGAAAAAGCACAGATTGCAGTAGCAGATCGGACAGACACTACTGCAGCCATGGCATCCTATGCACTTGCCAAAAAGCTTTATGATTCCTTCCACTCCTTGTATTTCCCCTCCTATTTCCTCAAAGAGTTTCTTTTTTTCTTTTTCTCTTTTATCCTTGAATAGAATTATTTTTTCGGTCTCCAGCTCCGCTTCTCCAATTTCACCTTCTAAACCTGCTGTGAATTTTTCTCCCTTCTCTGAATTTAAAAAAATCTTAAATTTTTCGTGTGCCTTTTCCTCACCGATCAAAGAAACCACTATGTCAGCATTTTGGGGTATGAAATGAAGGCAACTTTTGCATGCATTCCTTATGGCTGGAATTATTTCAGCACTTAGACTCTCATCCCGATATTGGGAGACCAATTTTTCCAAATCTCCATTGATACTTGTGTCAAGAGGATAAACTCCCGGGCAAGTTTGGCTGATAAACAAAGAGTTATCGAGACTTCCCTGCTCCATTTTCACAAGCTCTATGAATGCTCTCAATTCACATGGCTTTAACACCACAGCGAGAGGCTCTGTAAGTGCTCCTCGCAAGGTAATATGAGAGAGAAGCTTCCCGGCATTGGCAGGCATCAAAGGAAAGAGAGGAAGGGCATCTCTCAGTTCCTCGGGACTGGTCATTAAGGAATAACTGATGCCTTTATTTCCATTTATCTTTTTTAGACTGATAATGCCTCTTACCTTATCCTTTTCTAAGAGGAACTCCAAAAGCACTTTCATTCCTTCATCGATACTTTTTTTCATTTCCAGCAATTTAGGCATTTTTCTCCCCTCTCTTTGCATAGATCTCTGAATACGGTTTTTCCACATCATGAAGCTCTTCTTCTTTGTAAATAACGACGGGAAGAGGCTCCTCTTTACTTGAGCCTGGCTTGTAGTTGAACAGCCGTTGCGTTCTGTCAGCGACCAGGCTAAAAACTTGGGATACGGGAATGCTCATAGGGCAGGCATCTTCACATGTCCCACATGTGACGCATGAAAGAATCATGTGGGACATTCTTCCCAGGTGGAAAAGCAAAGTATCTGCAGGCAATCGGAGACTTCCCTTTTTCTTGGCCCTATTGATGAAATTCTCTGGGGGAAGTTTAAAGGCATCTGAATCAAAATAACATTGACGGCAGTAACAAACAGGACAGACCCTCATGCAATTATGACAATTGATGCACTGACTAAAAGTCTCCAATAATTTTTGTGACCCTTCCACATTGCTTTTTAAAACTTCGTGTGCTTCGTATCTTTTCGCCTCTCTTTCCTTTTTCAGTTTTTCCACTTCTCTTTCCCAGCGATCCAGAGAATCCTCTATTTTGAGATCCATTGCCTTCATGATCCTTTCCCCTTCCGATGTAAGGGGAATAAGGAACATTTTCCCGGTATCTGCTCCCAATAGACCTATATGCAGATCAGCGGGACCTGAACTGAACTCTGTACAGATCTTGCAGATCGGCCGTATGCTTATATCTTCCCAATTTTGATAATTATCCTGGGATATCTGGTCATTTTTACCGGGGTCCTCTATATAGTCAGACAAGGGGATGACACCGGGACAGTCAAAACTCATAAGAAATAAGTTACCCAAACTTACCTGTTTCAGTTTCAATAGCTCGATGGTGGCTCTTATCTCGCAGGGATGCATAATGACAAGTATTTTCTTACTGGCGTTTCCTTTTCTCGTCAGACTGGAGATGGCTTTCGCTCCCTGAACAGGTATAACCGGTGATAACGGAAACGCCCCCTCGAGTATTGATTTGTCATTGATGAGCAAATAAGCGAATGAGTCACCTGAAGGAACTCTGTGAGGTGTGATAACAGCATCAAAGCACCCTTTTTCCAGACCCCCTTTGAGAAAATTTAGAATCGTTTCTTCCAGATTTTTTTCAATGCCCAAAATTGTGCCTTTCATGTGTCA is a genomic window of Acidobacteriota bacterium containing:
- a CDS encoding hydrogenase iron-sulfur subunit, translating into MNKEYSPQIIAFLCKWCAYAGADLAGSSRLKVPSPIVPIRVMCSGRIDPLYIIKAFLKGADGIMMLGCHPGDCHYEKGNYNARRRFILLQKIFENLDLEPERIGLWWVSASEGQRFSKVTNEFNGRINKLGPSPVREEIFL
- a CDS encoding 4Fe-4S dicluster domain-containing protein, which produces MMWKNRIQRSMQREGRKMPKLLEMKKSIDEGMKVLLEFLLEKDKVRGIISLKKINGNKGISYSLMTSPEELRDALPLFPLMPANAGKLLSHITLRGALTEPLAVVLKPCELRAFIELVKMEQGSLDNSLFISQTCPGVYPLDTSINGDLEKLVSQYRDESLSAEIIPAIRNACKSCLHFIPQNADIVVSLIGEEKAHEKFKIFLNSEKGEKFTAGLEGEIGEAELETEKIILFKDKREKEKKKLFEEIGGEIQGVEGIIKLFGKCIGCHGCSSVCPICYCNLCFFDSQRNESEPSALDHDLDRKGGLRIPPNTIFYHLGRLSHVSASCIGCGMCEDVCPVNIPLSAIFSKVGESIQKTFDYEPGWDIEEAVPFVTYREDEFKEIGE
- a CDS encoding 4Fe-4S dicluster domain-containing protein: MKGTILGIEKNLEETILNFLKGGLEKGCFDAVITPHRVPSGDSFAYLLINDKSILEGAFPLSPVIPVQGAKAISSLTRKGNASKKILVIMHPCEIRATIELLKLKQVSLGNLFLMSFDCPGVIPLSDYIEDPGKNDQISQDNYQNWEDISIRPICKICTEFSSGPADLHIGLLGADTGKMFLIPLTSEGERIMKAMDLKIEDSLDRWEREVEKLKKEREAKRYEAHEVLKSNVEGSQKLLETFSQCINCHNCMRVCPVCYCRQCYFDSDAFKLPPENFINRAKKKGSLRLPADTLLFHLGRMSHMILSCVTCGTCEDACPMSIPVSQVFSLVADRTQRLFNYKPGSSKEEPLPVVIYKEEELHDVEKPYSEIYAKRGEKNA